Proteins encoded by one window of Canis aureus isolate CA01 chromosome 13, VMU_Caureus_v.1.0, whole genome shotgun sequence:
- the LOC144281579 gene encoding LOW QUALITY PROTEIN: olfactory receptor 11H7-like (The sequence of the model RefSeq protein was modified relative to this genomic sequence to represent the inferred CDS: inserted 2 bases in 1 codon), whose product MNKSEISTVTQFVLLGFPGPWKIQIMLFSMILLVYILTLTGNTAIICAVRWDHRLHTPMYVLLANFSFLEIWYVTCTIPNMLVNLLSKTKTISFSGCFAQFYFFFSLGTTECFFLCVMAYDRYLAICHPLHYPSIMTGHLCVILVLLCWLIGFLGHGITIFFISQLPFCGPNIIDHLLCDVDPLITLSCAPAPIIEHVSHSVSSLIIILTILYILGSYALVLRAVLQVPSSAGRQKAFSTSXSHLVVVSLFYGTIMAMYVSPTSGNSVAMHKVITLIYSVVTPVLNLFIYSLRNRDMKFALRQVICGMKILKPS is encoded by the exons ATGAATAAGTCAGAGATATCTACTGTGACACAGTTTGTCTTGTTGGGTTTTCCTGGTCCCTGGAAAATACAGATCATGCTTTTCTCAATGATTTTGTTGGTCTATATCTTGACTCTAACTGGGAATACGGCCATCATTTGTGCAGTGAGATGGGACCATCGACTCCATACCCCTATGTATGTGCTCCTGGCAAACTTCTCCTTCCTAGAAATCTGGTATGTGACTTGCACCATTCCCAACATGCTGGTCAATTTACTTTCCAAAACAAAGACCATATCGTTCTCTGGTTGCTTCGCTCAGTTCTACTTCTTCTTTTCCCTGGGCACAACTgagtgcttcttcctctgtgtcatGGCGTATGATAGGTACCTGGCCATCTGCCATCCACTGCACTACCCCTCCATTATGACTGGGCATCTCTGTGTCATTCTGGTGTTGCTTTGTTGGCTCATTGGTTTCCTTGGACATGGGATCACTATATTCTTCATTTCTCAACTACCCTTTTGTGGTCCCAACATTATTGACCACCTTCTGTGTGATGTGGACCCACTGATCACATTGTCTTGTGCCCCCGCACCCATCATAGAGCATGTATCCCATTCTGTGAGCTCTCTTATCATCATTCTCACCATTTTGTACATTCTTGGGTCCTATGCCCTGGTGCTCAGAGCTGTGCTTCAGGTTCCTTCTTCAGCTGGACGGCAAAAGGCCTTCTCTACCTC ATCTCACTTAGTTGTGGTGTCTCTGTTTTACGGAACCATAATGGCAATGTATGTAAGTCCCACATCTGGCAACTCAGTTGCTATGCATAAGGTCATCACACTGATATACTCTGTAGTGACACCAGTCTTAAACCTCTTCATCTACAGCCTACGCAACAGGGACATGAAATTCGCCCTCCGTCAGGTCATTTGTGGAATGAAAATCCTCAAACCCTCATGA
- the LOC144281578 gene encoding olfactory receptor 11H6 yields MLIIIHSLVISASLTALESQNTTMRFVSEFVLLGFPGQREMQNFFFSFILVIYLLTLLGNGIIVCIVKWDKQLHTPMYIFLGNFAFLEIWYTSSTVPSMLVNILSETKTISFTGCFLQFYFFFSLGTTECFFLSVMAYDRYLAICRPLHYPSIMTGKLCVALVCVCWVSGFLCYPVPIVLISQLPFCGPNIIDHFVCDPGPLFALACIPAPSTELLCYTFNSLIIFGPFLFILGSYTLVLRAVLRIPSGAGRTKAFSTCGSHLMVVSLFYGTLMVMYVSPTSGNPTGMQKIITLVYSAVTPLLNPLIYSLRNKDMKDALKKVLGLRSNQN; encoded by the coding sequence ATGCTCATCATTATTCACTCATTGGTTATCTCTGCTTCTCTAACAGCTTTGGAATCCCAGAACACAACAATGCGTTTTGTGTCCGAGTTTGTCCTCCTGGGTTTCCCTGGTCAAAGGGAGATGCAGaactttttcttctcattcatcCTGGTGATCTATCTCCTCACCCTGCTGGGGAATGGGATTATTGTCTGCATAGTGAAATGGGACAAGCAGCTTCACACACCCATGTACATCTTCTTGGGAAACTTTGCCTTCCTAGAGATCTGGTACACCTCCTCCACTGTCCCAAGTATGCTGGTCAACATCCTTTCCGAGACCAAGACCATCTCCTTCACTGGGTGCTTCCTTCaattctacttctttttctcaCTGGGTACAACAGAGTGTTTCTTCTTATCAGTCATGGCTTATGATCGGTACCTCGCCATCTGTCGCCCACTCCATTACCCCTCCATCATGACTGGGAAGCTCTGTGTGGCCCTGGTCTGTGTTTGCTGGGTGAGTGGATTTCTCTGCTATCCAGTCCCCATTGTCCTCATCTCCCAACTTCCATTCTGTGGACCCAACATCATTGATCACTTTGTGTGTGACCCAGGCCCACTGTTCGCACTGGCCTGCATCCCTGCTCCTTCCACTGAGCTTCTCTGTTACACCTTCAATTCACTGATTATCTTCGGGCCCTTCCTCTTCATCCTGGGATCTTACACCCTGGTTCTCAGAGCTGTGCTTCGCATTCCTTCTGGTGCAGGTCGAACTAAAGCATTCTCCACGTGTGGGTCCCATCTAATGGTGGTGTCTCTATTCTATGGAACCCTTATGGTGATGTATGTGAGCCCGACATCAGGGAATCCGACGGGAATGCAAAAGATCATCACTCTGGTATACTCGGCAGTGACTCCACTCTTAAACCCCCTTATCTATAGTCTCCGAAACAAAGACATGAAAGATGCCCTAAAGAAAGTCCTAGGATTAAGAAGTAACCAAAACTGA